From the Bacteroidia bacterium genome, one window contains:
- a CDS encoding dihydrofolate reductase family protein produces the protein MRKVILYIAMSLDGYIAREDGSIDWLPAVDEAGEDYGYGEFIADIDTVLMGRITYEQILTFGAYPYAGMQGIVFSRSRAGEIGEHVRFTDENPGEVLHALRLEEGKDIWLVGGGALISAFLDGGLINEYCIFIVPVLLGRGITLFDGPFPETSLTLRDTKHYSSGMVRLRYGAASA, from the coding sequence ATGCGCAAGGTCATTCTCTACATCGCCATGAGTCTGGACGGATACATCGCACGCGAAGACGGCTCGATTGACTGGCTGCCCGCAGTGGACGAGGCCGGGGAGGATTACGGCTACGGCGAGTTCATCGCGGACATTGACACCGTACTGATGGGAAGAATCACCTACGAGCAGATTCTGACCTTCGGCGCGTATCCCTACGCGGGGATGCAGGGGATAGTGTTTTCGCGCTCGCGTGCAGGCGAAATCGGCGAACATGTGCGCTTCACCGACGAGAATCCGGGCGAGGTGCTCCACGCGCTCAGACTCGAAGAGGGCAAGGACATCTGGCTGGTCGGCGGTGGTGCTCTCATCTCCGCCTTCCTTGACGGCGGGCTGATAAACGAATATTGTATCTTCATCGTCCCCGTTCTTCTCGGCCGCGGGATCACGCTGTTTGACGGACCCTTCCCGGAGACCTCACTCACCCTCCGCGACACAAAACACTACTCGTCCGGCATGGTACGGCTGCGGTATGGTGCCGCGAGTGCATGA
- a CDS encoding T9SS type A sorting domain-containing protein, translated as MKRFLLTTGCLLALLLGTLPGNMAAQGNIDWEELWRNTLPPANQPTHPNAWMTPARSFTGLAYDKWRDVVYIVNPHTTVSGTLWWQTPRIWVWNANTGQPAMSVGRSADAQYAGAGGELPVPDTLIGLNPLNRGFSQNTYSIYKIDLDDEGRIYACNLVVPIWGICILLPSGQCDPVYLGQGPFRVWRWEHPKATPVLAYATLNPSASAVGSMGNSEQTYTRWGDAFDVIGMRSTFYPTNGDPPYEVDSVRIYVSGGSFPLQSEWNREVNVILADPRPENQRANRDVPGGGKLPLRLAVRLSNSNSGLSSHGVAGTDLSLVHDVWMDSNPRLTTAATHVQTATGAWPQTYNQNATGNRSLSTNITGSSGPLKYFELPQYGRKFLVLADGAPTGGIDPTIPNNNTTARVLDISTPGNDFIVFGATPQLGNKTLNNNSGEENYIADVDYKLQYYTPDEDPDNPGLHIILYVLMSNNGIAAYRSRKAFPVELSTFAAQLNGDKVDLKWNITMETNNHGFELQRSFDGGSNWEVFGFVPGRGTTSEPKQYDYSDEVTSTHRSVGSVKYRLRQIDTDGTQSLSPVVDVFFSSTPTTVALYQNYPNPFNPYTTISYQITEPGHVTLRVFNSLGEQVALLVDEQKSAGAHQVSMSAEKLPSGTYIYQISAGGQTIQKKMTVMK; from the coding sequence ATGAAGAGATTTCTACTGACGACAGGTTGCCTGCTGGCGCTGTTGCTGGGCACGCTTCCAGGCAACATGGCCGCCCAGGGTAACATCGACTGGGAGGAACTGTGGCGCAACACCCTTCCCCCGGCAAATCAGCCCACACACCCAAACGCATGGATGACTCCCGCGCGCTCCTTCACCGGCCTCGCCTATGACAAGTGGCGCGACGTGGTGTATATCGTGAATCCCCATACCACTGTGTCCGGTACCTTGTGGTGGCAGACACCGCGTATCTGGGTATGGAATGCTAACACTGGTCAACCGGCCATGAGTGTCGGCCGCTCCGCCGATGCGCAATACGCGGGCGCCGGTGGCGAACTCCCTGTACCAGATACTCTCATCGGGCTCAATCCCCTCAATCGTGGATTTTCGCAAAACACATACAGCATTTACAAGATCGACCTTGACGATGAAGGCCGTATTTACGCCTGTAACCTCGTGGTGCCGATTTGGGGTATCTGCATTTTGCTGCCCAGCGGCCAGTGCGATCCCGTGTATCTTGGTCAGGGGCCCTTCCGCGTCTGGCGTTGGGAGCACCCCAAAGCCACACCGGTGCTTGCGTATGCCACATTGAATCCCAGTGCATCGGCGGTAGGCAGCATGGGCAACAGCGAACAGACCTACACCCGCTGGGGCGATGCATTCGATGTCATCGGCATGCGCTCCACTTTCTATCCGACCAATGGCGATCCGCCATACGAGGTGGACAGCGTACGCATTTACGTGTCCGGTGGCTCCTTCCCGCTGCAGAGCGAATGGAATCGCGAAGTCAACGTCATTCTCGCCGATCCCCGTCCGGAAAATCAGCGTGCCAATCGTGACGTGCCCGGTGGCGGCAAGCTGCCGCTGCGTCTGGCCGTGCGCCTTTCGAATTCCAACTCCGGTCTCTCATCGCACGGTGTCGCGGGAACGGACCTGAGTCTCGTGCACGATGTGTGGATGGACTCCAATCCCCGTCTGACCACCGCGGCCACACATGTGCAGACCGCGACCGGCGCCTGGCCGCAGACCTACAATCAGAACGCAACAGGTAACCGCTCGCTGTCTACAAACATCACCGGCTCCTCCGGTCCGTTGAAGTACTTCGAGCTGCCGCAGTACGGACGCAAGTTCCTGGTGCTGGCGGACGGCGCTCCCACAGGGGGCATCGATCCGACTATTCCGAACAACAACACCACCGCGCGCGTCCTCGACATCTCCACGCCGGGTAACGACTTCATCGTATTCGGCGCCACACCACAGCTCGGCAACAAGACGCTCAACAACAACTCCGGTGAAGAAAACTACATCGCGGATGTTGACTACAAACTGCAGTACTACACTCCGGACGAAGATCCCGACAATCCCGGCCTGCACATCATCCTGTACGTGCTGATGTCCAACAACGGCATCGCGGCGTATCGCTCACGCAAGGCCTTCCCGGTCGAGCTCAGCACCTTCGCGGCGCAACTCAACGGCGACAAGGTGGATCTCAAGTGGAACATCACCATGGAGACCAACAACCACGGTTTCGAACTGCAGCGCAGCTTCGACGGCGGAAGCAACTGGGAAGTCTTCGGTTTCGTGCCCGGCCGCGGTACCACCAGCGAGCCCAAGCAGTACGATTACTCCGATGAGGTCACCAGCACGCATCGCAGTGTCGGCAGCGTGAAATATCGCCTCCGTCAGATTGACACCGACGGCACGCAGTCCCTCTCGCCCGTTGTGGATGTGTTCTTCAGCAGCACTCCGACCACGGTAGCGTTGTATCAGAACTACCCCAATCCCTTCAATCCCTACACCACGATCAGCTATCAGATCACCGAGCCCGGGCATGTCACGCTGCGCGTGTTCAACTCCCTCGGCGAGCAGGTAGCCCTGTTGGTTGACGAGCAGAAATCCGCGGGCGCACATCAGGTGTCCATGAGCGCGGAGAAGCTCCCCTCCGGCACCTACATCTATCAGATCAGCGCCGGCGGCCAGACCATTCAGAAGAAAATGACCGTGATGAAATAA
- a CDS encoding T9SS type A sorting domain-containing protein — translation MNKRYAFFACFVTLLLLSGASLRAQGNIDWELLWINVPTAPTSPAHHTGWMQPTASFTGLAYDKWRDVVYVVNPAVDAQGNAQPRIHIWDAATGQPSQYLGRSAHPSNAGGGAELPVPLDTLAPASGQRFGFDRNRYSLFRIDLDDEGRIWACNLVSPLWGICVLLPSAQCDPAYLDQGPFRVWRWDTPTSTPMLAYATLNSTASAIGSIQGSEQAYTRWGDAFDVIGKRSLYDPQDGNPPYEVDSVRVYVSGGSFPLQSEWNREVNVILADTRPPAQRPDRDTPGGGKLDLRLAVKLSNTNSGLAAHGVAATATSLTHDVWMDSNPGLTTVALHVQHPTNPWPQTYQQSVVANRSISTNITGPSGTLKYFELPQYGRKFLVLADGTPTGGMDTSIANNNTTARVLDITSPGSAFLALGATPRLGDKRLDITDAMSNYISDVDYGFRFYSAQEAPDDPGTYLILYVLMSNNGIAAFRSRRSIDPIPIELTSFRATRIDGVVELRWDVAMELNNHGFEIQRSFDGGAQWEVLGFVPGQGTTTQPTRYTYTDALSETHRHLRRVLYRLRQIDHDGSDWLSPVAEVRNDALPATITLYQNYPNPFNPATTISYAIAEPAWVSLEVFNTLGERVGILTDEYRKAGTHSIGMDASRLPAGVYLYRLSANGVSVERKMTVMK, via the coding sequence CACGCTGTTGTTGCTTTCGGGCGCATCGCTGCGCGCACAGGGCAACATTGACTGGGAATTGCTCTGGATCAACGTCCCGACTGCGCCCACCAGCCCCGCGCATCACACAGGGTGGATGCAACCGACAGCATCTTTCACCGGTCTCGCCTACGACAAATGGCGCGATGTCGTGTACGTGGTCAATCCCGCTGTTGATGCGCAGGGCAATGCGCAACCACGCATCCATATCTGGGACGCGGCAACGGGTCAGCCCTCGCAGTACCTGGGCCGTTCCGCGCATCCGTCAAACGCCGGCGGGGGAGCCGAACTGCCCGTGCCGCTCGATACGCTCGCGCCGGCGAGCGGCCAGCGTTTCGGTTTCGACAGAAATCGCTACTCACTGTTCAGAATCGATCTCGACGACGAAGGTCGTATCTGGGCCTGCAATCTCGTCTCACCGCTGTGGGGGATATGCGTATTGCTGCCTTCTGCGCAATGCGATCCGGCCTATCTGGACCAGGGCCCATTCCGCGTCTGGCGCTGGGATACACCGACATCCACGCCGATGCTCGCCTACGCCACGCTCAACAGCACCGCATCGGCTATCGGTTCAATTCAGGGCAGCGAGCAGGCCTATACACGCTGGGGCGACGCCTTCGATGTGATCGGGAAGCGATCACTGTACGATCCGCAGGACGGGAATCCGCCCTACGAAGTGGACAGTGTGCGGGTGTACGTCTCCGGAGGATCCTTCCCGCTGCAAAGCGAATGGAATCGCGAGGTGAATGTGATACTGGCCGACACGCGTCCGCCCGCACAGCGGCCCGACCGCGATACGCCTGGCGGCGGCAAACTCGATCTGCGCCTCGCCGTCAAGCTCTCCAACACGAACTCCGGCCTCGCGGCGCATGGTGTGGCGGCGACGGCGACATCACTGACGCATGACGTGTGGATGGACTCGAATCCCGGTTTGACGACCGTGGCATTGCACGTACAGCACCCGACGAATCCCTGGCCGCAGACCTACCAGCAATCCGTGGTAGCGAATCGCAGCATCAGCACCAATATCACCGGCCCGTCAGGCACGCTCAAATATTTCGAGCTTCCGCAGTACGGGCGCAAATTCCTCGTTCTTGCCGACGGCACTCCCACAGGTGGTATGGATACGAGCATCGCGAACAACAATACCACTGCGCGCGTGCTGGATATCACATCTCCCGGCAGCGCTTTCCTCGCCCTCGGTGCGACGCCGAGATTGGGCGACAAACGGCTCGACATCACGGACGCGATGAGCAACTATATCAGCGATGTGGACTATGGCTTCCGTTTCTACTCCGCACAGGAAGCGCCGGACGATCCGGGTACCTATTTGATCCTCTATGTGCTCATGTCGAATAACGGTATCGCGGCATTTCGTTCGCGCCGGAGCATAGATCCCATTCCCATCGAACTCACCAGTTTCCGGGCCACAAGAATTGATGGTGTGGTGGAACTGCGCTGGGATGTCGCCATGGAATTGAACAACCATGGTTTTGAAATCCAGCGGAGCTTCGACGGTGGCGCGCAATGGGAGGTGCTTGGCTTCGTCCCTGGTCAGGGTACGACAACGCAGCCAACGCGCTACACCTACACCGATGCCCTGAGCGAGACGCACAGGCACCTGCGCAGGGTGCTGTACCGCCTGCGGCAGATTGATCACGACGGCTCCGACTGGCTTTCACCTGTGGCCGAAGTGCGCAATGACGCGCTGCCTGCGACAATCACCCTGTACCAGAATTACCCCAATCCGTTCAACCCGGCTACCACCATCAGCTATGCGATTGCGGAACCCGCATGGGTGTCCCTCGAGGTGTTCAATACGCTTGGTGAGCGGGTCGGCATTCTGACCGACGAGTACAGAAAGGCGGGGACGCACAGCATTGGCATGGACGCGTCGCGATTGCCCGCTGGTGTCTATCTGTACCGTTTGAGCGCAAATGGCGTGAGCGTTGAGAGGAAAATGACGGTAATGAAGTGA